The stretch of DNA TTGCTGCCAATCGGAATCTCGGCAGCCTGCACCGTGAAGGTGGCAGCAGACATCAAGGTGGCGAGGGCAACAGCGCGAGCGAGCGTGCAAATAGGGTTCATAGGCCTGCTTCCATGTGATCAAGACCGGGTTGTGGGTGACATGTTCATGCGCAAACAAGCATAGCCATAACCCGCCACTCTGCTGGCCAGCGCCCCGCCCGCGATGCCTTTCAACCCATTTGCGTCAAGGCCAGGCTTGTTTTGGCAAATATCAACCTGACTGTAAGGTGCTTTGCCTCGGCGCACGGTGCGTTGGCCCTGATCACCTTGGAAGGCAGCACGCTACCCTGTAGGAGCGGCCTCGCCGGGGCGCCGGACCGGTCGTAAAGGGCCGCGAAGCGGCCCCAGGATTTCAGCGCTGATGCAGAAACTGCTGGGGCCGCTGCGCAGCCCTTTACGACCGGTCCGGCGCCCCGGCGAGGCCGCTCCTACACTCAGTTACGCGTCACCCGCCAGACGGTGTTGGCCAGGTCGTCGGCGATGATCAACGCACCACGCGGGTCGACCGTCACCCCCACCGGCCGGCCTCGGGTCTTGCCATCCTCCCCGCGGAACCCCGTGGCAAAGTCGATCGGCTGACCGGCCGGCTTGCCCTCCTTGAACGGCACGAAGATCACCTTGTAGCCCACCGGATTCGGGCGATTCCAGCTACCGTGCTCGCCCACGAACACTCCGTCGGCAAAGCGTTCGCCCATGGCCGGGCTGGAGAAATCCACCCCCAGCGCGGCAACGTGCGAACCCAGGCTGTAATCGGGCTTGAGCGCGGCGGCCACCTTGCCCGGGTTCTGCGGCCTGACCCGCTCATCGACGTTCTGCCCCCAGTAACTGTAGGGCCAGCCATAGAATCCGCCCTCCCGTACCGAGGTGAGGTAGTCCGGCACCAGGTCCGGGCCCAGCTCGTCACGCTCGTTGACCACTGCCCACAGCTGCCCGCTGCCCGGTTGAATGGTCAACGCCGTCGGGTTGCGCAAGCCTGTGGCGTAAGGCCTGTGCGCGCCGGTCACGGCGTCGATCTGCCAGACCATGGCGCGGTCGATCTCAACCTCCATGCCGCGCTCGGTGATGTTGCTGTTCGAGCCGATGCCCACATACAGGTAGCGGCCATCAGGGCTGATGGTCAGCGCCTTGGTCCAGTGGTGGTTGATCTCGGCCGGCAAGTCGGTGACCTTGGTTGGCGGGCCGCCGGCCTTGGTCTGGCCGTCCTGGTAATCGAACCGCACAAGCGCATCCTGGTTGGCCACGTACAGCTTGCCGTCGGCAAAAGCCAGGCCGTAGGGCGCGTTGAGGCCCTCGGCGAACACCGTCTGCAGCTCGTACGCGCCATCACCATCGGCGTCGCGCAGCAGGGTCAGGCGGTTGCCGCCCTGGACCTGGGTATTGCCCTTGGCCTTGATCTGGCTGGCAATCACGTCCTTGGGCTTGAGCTTGGCAGCACTGCCACCCCGCCCTTCGGCGACCAGGATATCGCCATTAGGCAGCACCAGGCTCTGACGCGGGATCTTCAGGCCAGTGGCAATGGCAGTGATGCTGAAGCCCTCGGGCACGGTGGGTTTCTGCTCGCCCCACTGCGCCGGTTGCGCGATTTTCATGCTCGGCAGCAGGCCGCGCTCGGGAGCGGGCAATTTCGGGTCGGGGCCCAGGGCCTGTGTCGGCTCGCCGTCACCGCCACAGGCGGCCAGCAACAGTGCCACGCTCAACAGCGACCATCCATGCAACGGCTTCATGCCTCACCTCCCGAACGCAGATTGCTCATGCCCAGCCATGCGGCCACACAGGCCAGTACGCTGACGATCAGCGACAGCACCAGGCCCGCCGGCATCACCGCCCAGGCGTCCTTGGCATGCTCGAAGGCATTGATCAGCCCCAGCCCCCAGGTCACCAGCAACAGCAGGAAGTACAGGGTCGGCCGCCCGCCCTTGCGCGGGGCGCGGATCAGGTTGGCCAGGGCAAACAACAGCGCCAGGCCGCAGAACAGCAAGCCACCGGCAATCAGCCAGGCGGCGAAGTTGCTCCACTGGATCTGGTAGCTCTTGAAGTAGGCAATGTCGCTCAGCAACGCGCCGAGAAACAGCGGGACCGTGCCGGCCAGCAGTATCGCGTGCAGCGGGCTGGGCGTGCATCGGTAGAGGGTTTGCTCTGTAGCGGTCACGGCGCCTCCTTATCAGTCGGTGACCCGGGGCTGACAGACTGGCGCGGGGCCTGGTCCATCAGGCGTGCGCAGGGTGCGCTTAAGAAAGGATCACCTTGACGTTCGGATAGTTCACCGCTTGGCTTGATAGAAATATCCTGAAAGACTCTGCGCGTCAGAACGAGGGATACCATGAAAACTTGCAGCACACGACCTTATGCGTACTGGACCGCGCACGCCTTTCTGGCCATCAGCCTGGTGCTCAATGCCGGCTGTTCGAGCAAAAACAGCAAGGCGCGCCACTACGCCGCCGCGCCGGGCTCCAACTGTTACGCCAAGGCGCTGCCGAGCACAGGCGAAGGCGGCCTGGCCTGGGGCAACACCCTGGGCATTGCCAAGCAGAAGTCATTGAACAACTGCATCCGCTATGCCGGCCGCTCCGGTGGCACGCCAGACACGTGCCAGGTGGTGCTGGCCAAGTGCAAGAACTGACCGTTACGTCGGTTCTGCGCTGTCGAGCAGCGCGTCGAGAACGCTTTCGAGTTCGGCTAGCTCGATTTCCACCAGCGCCCCCGCTTGCGCGTAGCGCTGGTCACAGTCGATGACTACCTGCACGCTCCGGCGTGCCTGGTTTCCCGGATATTTGCGCAACGTCAGCTCGACCTTCCCTGCGCTGAGCCAGGTGTCGCTGTCGACCGACCAGCGATTGTCATCGAACGCCAAGAGGCAGGTCCCCTGCCTTGTATCGATGATCCGCGGCCGGTAGACCCAGTGCGTGTTACCTGCCTCCCAAGGGGTGAGCAGCAGCCGGTAGCGGTCATCTGCCGAGCGCGATTGAATCTCCATCTCGTCAGCGGGCACGCCGTTGGCGGCAACGTAGCGTTCGAACGCCTCGAACTGGGCACCGATGCGCCCCGCTCCCCGGTAGTAATCGACGTGCTTTCTGTACCCCGCAAATGCCGCAGACTCCGGGCCGTCGGCATGCAGCGAGACAATGGCGGCACACTGCACCAGCCAGTAGATTTCATCGGACAGTTCGTGGGCCTTGCTACTGCCCAGGTCGATCGCCTTTGACAGCAGCTCGCTGGCCAGTTGCTGGCCAAGCTCGCGCAACCCCGCCTCGTCCACCGACAGCCGTGCTTCAACAGCCTGAGCGACAAATGCCGTATAGCGCTGTTGCAGTGAATCGCCTGCCAGGCTCAGCACAGGGCACTGCGGCGGTGGCAGGTCGAGTGGTTCGGGCAAGCTGTTGCGCGGCAGGTGGGAAAGGTTGATCACCTGTGACTTCCTTGTGAGGTAATGGACGCCCGTCATGCTACCTCAAGCACCGCGAAGGGGGCGCAACGCGCCCCCGAGGGGCTGTCAGGCAAATTTGGCCCTGGCAGCATGCAGCTTCTTGTAGCTCTCGATCAGGCGCAGATGGCGGTCCAGCCCTTCGAGCTTCATGCTGGTCGGGGTCAGCCCGTAGAAGCGCACGCTGCCGTCCACCGAACCCAGCACCGCGTCCATCCGCGGGTTGCCGAACATGCGGCGGAAGTTGGCCTCGTAGTCGGCCATTTCCAGCTCTTCATCCAGCTGCACTTCCAGCACCACGTTCAACGCCTGGTAGAACAGGCCGCGCTCGACCGTGTTGTCGTTGAACTGCAGGAACGCCTCGACCAGCTCCTTGGCGTCCTCGAAGCGCTTGAGCGCCAGGCAGATCAGCAGTTTCAGCTCAAGAATGGTCAATTGGCCCCACACCGTGTTCTCGTCGAACTCGACGCCGATCAGGGTGGTGATGGTGGTGTAGTCATCCACCTCGCAGTTGTCCAGGCGCCGGCGCAGGGCGCGCAGGGCGCGGTCGTCGAGGCTGTGCAGGTTGAGGATGTCGGCACGGAAGCCCAGGGCGCGGTTGGTGTTGTCCCAGATCAGGTCCTCGACCGGGTAGATCTCGGAATAACCTGGCACCAGGATGCGGCAGGCGGTGGCGCCGAGGTTGTCGTACACGGCCATGTACACCTCTTTGCCGAGGTCTTCGAGTATGCCGAACAGGGTCGCGGCTTCCTGGGTATTGGAGTCCTCGCCATGGCCGGAGAAGTCCCACTCGACGAATTCGAAATCGGCCTTGGCGCTGAAGAAGCGCCACGACACCACACCGCTGGAGTCGATGAAGTGCTCGACGAAGTTGTTCGGCTCGGTCAGCGCATGGCTCTCGAAGGTCGGCTGCGGCAGGTCGTTGAGGCCCTCGAAGCTGCGCCCTTGCAGCAGCTCGGTGAGGCTGCGCTCCAGCGCCACCTCAAAGCTTGGGTGGGCGCCGAACGAGGCGAACACGCCACCGGTGCGCGGGTTCATCAAAGTCACGCACATCACCGGGAATTCACCGCCCAGCGAGGCGTCCTTGACCAGCACCGGGAAGCCCTGCTCTTCCAGGCCCTGGATGCCGGCGAGGATGGCCGGGTACTTGGCCAGCACCTCCTGCGGGACGTCCGGCAGGGCCAGCTCGCCTTCGAGGATTTCGCGCTTGACCGCGCGCTCGAAGATTTCCGACAGGCACTGCACCTGGGCTTCGGCCAAGGTGTTGCCGGCGCTCATGCCGTTGCTGAGGAACAGGTTTTCGATCAGGTTGGACGGGAAGTACACCACCTGTTCGTCGGACTGGCGCACGAACGGCAGCGAGCAGATGCCGCGCTCGGTGTTGCCCGAGTTGGTGTCGTACAGGTGCGAACCGCGCAGCTCACCGTCCGCGTTGTAGATTTCCAGGCAGTTCTCGTCGAGGATTTCCGCCGGCAGCGCGTCTTTCGGGCCCGGCTTGAACCACTGCTCGTTCGGGTAATGCACGAACGGCGCATTGGCGATGTCCTCGCCCCAGAACTGGTCGTTGTAGAAGAAGTTGCAGTTCAAGCGCTCGATGAACTCGCCCAGCGCCGAGGCCAGTGCGGCCTCCTTGGTCGAACCCTTGCCGTTGGTGAAGCACATCGGCGACTGCGCGTCGCGCACATGCAGCGACCAGACGTTGGGCACGATGTTGCGCCACGAGGCGATTTCGATCTTCATGCCCAGCCCGGCGAGGATGCCGGACATGTTGGCGATGGTCTGCTCCAGTGGCAGGTCCTTGCCGGGGATGTAGGTGGTGGTGTCGGCCACCGGCATCAGCAGGCCCTGGGCATCGGCGTCGAGGTTGTCGACTTCTTCGATGATGAACTCGGGGCCGGTCTGCACCACCTTTTTCACGGTGCAACGTTCGATAGAGCGCAGGATGCCCTGGCGGTCCTTCTCGGAAATGTCCTCGGGCAGCTCGACCTGGATCTTGAAGATCTGGTTGTAGCGGTTCTCGGGGTCGACGATGTTGTTCTGCGACAGGCGGATGTTTTCGGTGGGGATATCGCGGGTCTGGCAATACAGCTTGACGAAATACGCCGCGCACAGGGCCGACGAGGCCAGGAAATAGTCGAACGGGCCCGGGGCCGAGCCATCGCCTTTGTAGCGGATCGGCTGGTCGGCGATCACCGTGAAGTCGTCGAACTTGGCTTCAAGACGAAGGTTGTCGAGAAAATTGACCTTGATTTCCATGCGGGAAGTACCGTGATTTAAACGTGCAAAACGAAATTGGCCGGCATTATCCGGGTTTTCGCCCCGGAAGTCCTCTGCGTATCTCTGTGGGAGCGGGTTTACCCGCGAACACGGGCAAGGCCCGTGCCATCCACCGCGGCGCTTGCTTCGCGGGTAAACCCGCTCCCACAGGGACTGCGTCAGCAACGCTTGCGCATTTCAACGAATTGCTTGCCTGATTCTCTGAACCTGCGCCCACCATCAGACCAGTGGTCGTACCACTGTGCTAGCGTTTCTGGATTGGGGAACAACGTATTCCCCAGCAGACAGCAAACGCCATCAACCGATGATCAGCAGGTGAACCATGGAACTTCTTATCAACCAGAAGACCTATCAGGTCGATGCCGATGCCGACACACCCCTGCTGTGGGTGCTGCGTGACGACCTGGGCATGACCGGCACCAAATACGGTTGCGGCCTGGCCCAATGCGGCGCCTGCTCGGTGCTGGTGGACGGCAACGTCGTGCGTGCCTGTGTAACCCCCGTGGCCGGCGTGGTCGGGCGCGAGGTGACCACCATCGAAGCCGTCGAGGCCGACGCGGTAGGCAAACGCGTGGTGGCGGCCTGGGTCGAGCACCAGGTGGCGCAGTGCGGCTACTGCCAGTCCGGCCAGGTGATGGCGGCCACGGCGCTGCTCAAGCATACCCCCAAACCCAGCGATGAGCAGATCAGCGCGGCGATGGTAAACCTCTGCCGCTGCGGCACCTACAACGCCATTCATGCCGCGGTGCATGCACTCGCCCAAGGGGAGCAGGCCTGATGAACACGCCCGTCGATACCCCCGCAGAACTGCTCAGGCTGCAGCTGGGCGAAACCGTCAACCTGTCGCGTCGGCGCTTCCTGGCCGGCACCGCAGTGGGTGCACTGGTGCTGGGTTTCGGCCTGCCAATGGGCTCGGCCCGGGTGCAGGCAGCGGCGGCAGCCACGCCCGAGCGCGGCACCCAGGTGCCGGCGTTTCTGGAAATCCGCCCGGACGGCAAGGTGCGCCTGCTCAGCCCGTTCATGGAAGGCGGCCAAGGCCCGTTCACCGCCATGGCGCAGATCGTCGGTGAAGAACTGGACGTCGACCCGGCCAACTTCCTGGTCGACAGCGCACCGCCGGGTGAAGCCTATGTGGTGATGGAGAACGGCATGCGCATTACCGGCGGCAGCATGTCGGTGCGCATGAGCTACCCGACCATGCGCCGCCTGGGTGCACTGGCCCGGGCCATGCTGCTGCAGGCTGCTGCCGAGCAATGGAAGGTGCCGGTCAGCGAGCTGTCCACCGAGCCTGGCAAGGTCATTCACACTGCCTCTGGCCGTTCCCTGGCCTACGGCGAGCTGGCCGGCCGTGCCATGGACCTGCCCGTGCCGGACCCCGCCAGCGTCAAGCTGCGCGACCCCAGCCAGTTCCGCTGGATCGGCAAACCGGTGCGGCGCCTGGACGCCTACGACAAATCCACCGGCAAGGCCCAGTACTGCATCGACATCAAGGTCGACGGCATGCTCCATGCCGCCGTGCAACACGCGCCACGCCTGGGCATGACCGTGGGCAGCCTGCGCAACGAGGAGCAGGTCAAGGCCATGAAGGGCGTGCACTCGGTGCATCAGTTGCCGGGCGCCGTGGCCGTGGTCGCCGAACGCTGGTGGCACGCCAAACGCGCGGTCGAGGCAATTCAGGTGGACTGGCAAGAGCCGGGCGCCGACAGCAAGGTGCGGCCGATGCCAGCGGACTTTTCCAGCGATGGCTGGCGCGAGCACCTGGCCACCGTTGAAGGGCCGGCCCGCGACGAGGAAAACGAAGGCGATATTGCCGGCGCCCTGGCCAATGCCAAGACCAAGGTCGAGGCCAGCTACCACAACCAGTACCTCAACCATGCCCAGCTTGAGCCGCCGTCCGCCCTCGCCCGCTTCAACGCCGACGGTACCCTGGACGTCTGGCTGCCCAACCAGGCACCCGACATGTTCCGCGACGACATCGCCAAGCGCACCGGCCTGAATGCTGCACAGATCACCTTGCACTCGCCGCTGCTCGGTGGGTTCTTTGGCCGCCACTTCCTGTATGACTCCGCCAACCCTTACCCGCAAGCCATCGCCCTGGCCAAGGCGGTCGGCCGCCCGGTCAAGTTGATCTGGAGCCGCGAGGAAGAGTTCCTGCGCGACGTGTTGCGCCCGGTCGCCGTGGTCAAGTTCCGCGCCGGGCTGGATGCCGACGGGCTGCCGGTAGCCATCGAAGCGGTCAGCGCCACAGAAGGCCCGACCGAAGCCCTCGCCGGCAAGCAAGGCGACAAGATCGACCCCACTGCCCTTGAAGGGCTGTCGGGCAAGTCCTACGCCATCGCCAACAAACGCATCGCCCAGATCTACGTCAAAGGCCCGGCGATGCTTGGCTACTGGCGCTCGGTGGGCAATTCGCTGAACGACTTCTTCTACGAGTCGTTCCTCGACGAACTGGCCGACAAGGGCGGCAAGGACCCTTACGAATTGCGCCTGCACCTGCTGCGCGACAATCAGCGCCTGACCAACCTGCTGCATGCGGTAGCCGAGTTGTCCGGCGGCTGGAAACGCGGGCCGTTCACGGCAGAAGACGGCAGCAAGCGCGCCCGTGGTATCGCCATGGCTTCACCGTTCGGCTCCGAGGCCGCGGCAATCGCCGAAGTGTCGATCGAGAACGGCCAGGTCAAGGTGCATGACATCTGGCAGGCGATCGACCCCGGCAGCATCGTCAACCCGGCGATCATCGAGCATCAGGTCAACGGTGCAGTGGCCCTGGGGCTGTCGCAGACGCTAGTGGAGGAAGCGGTATTTATCGACGGCAAGCCCCGTGCGCGCAATTACGACCTGTACCCGATCCTGCCGCCCTCGCGCATGGCCCGGGTGCATGTGCGCATTGTCGAGAGCGGCGCGAAGATGGGCGGTATCGGCGAGCCGCCGTTGCCAGCGGTGGCGCCTGCCGTGGCCAACGCCGTGGCGCAACTGACCGGCCAGCGGGTGCGTAGCCTGCCGCTGAGCCGCCACACCTTCAGCTGACCGGACAAGGACCGCCCCATGACCCACAGTCGTTTTGCCAGAGCCGCTGGCTGGCTGGCAGTGCCGTGCCTGGTCGCGGCCGGCCTGCTGGCCTGGTATGTGACCCGCGAGCCCGCCTCCCCCTTCACCGCGGCACAGCCCGCAAGCTTCGACCCCGCGCTGGTCAGCCGCGGCGAGTATGTTGCACGGCTGAGCGATTGCGTGGCCTGCCACAGCCTGCCCGACGGCAAGCCATTTGCCGGTGGCCTTGAAATGGCCACGCCACTGGGTGCGATACACGCCACCAACGTCACGCCTGACCGCCAGACCGGCATCGGCAATTACAGCCTGGCCGATTTCGACCGCGCCGTGCGCCATGGCGTCGCGCCGGGTGGCCGGCGGTTGTACCCGGCCATGCCCTACCCGTCGTACGCCAAACTCAGCGATGACGATGTGCTGGCGCTGTACGCTTTCTTCATGAAAGGCGTGCAGCCGGCACAGCAGGCGAACGTCCCCAGCGATATCCCCTGGCCGTTGAACCTGCGTTGGCCTATTGCCTTGTGGAACGGCCTGTTCGCCGCCGATGCGCCTTATGCCAGCAAAGCTGGCCAGGACGCACTGTGGAACCGCGGCGCCTACATCGTCCAGGGGCCCGGCCACTGCGGCAGCTGCCATACACCACGGGGGCTGGCGTTCAACGAGAAGGCCCTGGATGAAGCCGGTGCGCCGTTCCTCGCTGGCGCCCTGCTCGATGGCTGGTACGCACCCAGCCTGCGCAGCGACCACAACACCGGGCTCGGCCGCTGGAGCGAGGCCGAGATCGTGCAGTTCCTCAAGACCGGGCGCAATCAACATGCCGTGGTGTACGGGTCGATGACCGAGGCGTTCAACAACTCCACGCAGTTCATGAGCGATGACGACCTGGGCGCCATCGCCCGCTACCTCAAGTCACTGCCCGGTGACCCGCAGCGTGACGGTGCGCCCTGGCAATACCAGGCGGTTTCCGCGGCCACGCGCCTGGACAGCCCTGGTGCCCACACCTATGTCACACGCTGCGCCAGCTGCCATGGCCTGGACGGCAAGGGCCAGGCCGAGTGGATGCCACCGCTGGCCGGTGCAACCTCGGCACTGGCCCGGGAAAACGCCTCGGCAATCAACATCACCCTCAATGGCTCGCAGCGTATCGTCGCCGCGGGCATGCCGGATGCCTACCGCATGCCGGCGTTCCGCGAGCAGCTGTCGGACCAGGAGATCGCCGCAGTGCTGAGCTTCGTGCGCAGCACCTGGGGCAACGCCGGTGGAGCGGTGGATGCACAGGCGGTGGGCAAGTTGCGCGGGCACACCGACCCGGCCAGCAGCAGCCCGATCATCCTGCACATGCGCTGAGGAGGTACGGCCCATGGAAAGCATCGACCTGCTGGTCTTGCGCACCGCCCGTGACTGGCTGCTGGCCGGCGAACACGTATTGCTGGCCACCGTCGCCCGCACCTGGGGCTCCTCGCCACGGCCAGTGGGTTCGATGATGGCCCTGCGCGGCGATGGCCGGGTGGTCGGTAGCGTCTCCGGTGGCTGCATCGAGGATGACCTCATCCACCGCTACACCACCGCCTACCAGGGCGACGGCATGCCGGCGGGCCTGCCGCAGGTGGTGCAATACGGCGTCAGCGCCGAAGAAGCGCAACGCTTCGGCCTGCCGTGCGGCGGCACCCTCGAACTGGTCCTCGAGTTTGGCCCGGCACTGGCGAGCCTGGAGCAACTCCTGCCGTTGCTGGACAGCGGCAACCTGGTACGCCGCGAACTGGACCTGCAAAACGGCCAGGTTCAACTGACTACCAGCCGCGCGCCAGAGCAGTTCAGCTTCGATGGCCGACGCATGCTCAACACCCTGGGCCCCGGTTATCGCCTGTTGCTGATCGGGGCCGGGGTACTGGCCGAGTACCTGGCGACCATGGCGCTGTTCAACGGCTTCAAGGTGGCGGTCTGCGACCCGCGCCCCGAGTACATGGGCGGGTGGAATGTGGCTGGCGTGGAGAAGATCGTCGGTATGCCGGATGACGTGGTGCGCACGTTCGCCCCGGACCTGCGCAGCTGCATCGTCGGCCTCAGCCACGACCCCAAGCTGGACGACCTGGCCCTGCTCGAAGCCTTGCACAGCCCGGCGTTCTACATTGGCGTGATCGGTTCGCGGCGTAATAATCAGATGCGCCGTGAACGCCTGATCGAGCATTTCGGTGAAAGCGAAGCTTCGTTGCAGCGCCTGCACGGGCCAATTGGCATCTATATCGGCAGCAAGACCCCGGCGGAGATCGCCGTCAGCGTCATGGCCGAGATCCTCGCGACCAAGAACGGCGTCGCCTTGCCCGGCGAGGCCAATGTCAGTGCAGCCAAGCGGGCGCTGGAGGTTGATGGGTAGGCGGGCGGGTGTTCGCCTTCAGGTTTTGGTCGTCTGGGAGATCGAGCGCCGCCCGTGCGGCGCATCGCGGATAAATC from Pseudomonas putida encodes:
- a CDS encoding XdhC family protein → MESIDLLVLRTARDWLLAGEHVLLATVARTWGSSPRPVGSMMALRGDGRVVGSVSGGCIEDDLIHRYTTAYQGDGMPAGLPQVVQYGVSAEEAQRFGLPCGGTLELVLEFGPALASLEQLLPLLDSGNLVRRELDLQNGQVQLTTSRAPEQFSFDGRRMLNTLGPGYRLLLIGAGVLAEYLATMALFNGFKVAVCDPRPEYMGGWNVAGVEKIVGMPDDVVRTFAPDLRSCIVGLSHDPKLDDLALLEALHSPAFYIGVIGSRRNNQMRRERLIEHFGESEASLQRLHGPIGIYIGSKTPAEIAVSVMAEILATKNGVALPGEANVSAAKRALEVDG
- a CDS encoding c-type cytochrome, producing the protein MTHSRFARAAGWLAVPCLVAAGLLAWYVTREPASPFTAAQPASFDPALVSRGEYVARLSDCVACHSLPDGKPFAGGLEMATPLGAIHATNVTPDRQTGIGNYSLADFDRAVRHGVAPGGRRLYPAMPYPSYAKLSDDDVLALYAFFMKGVQPAQQANVPSDIPWPLNLRWPIALWNGLFAADAPYASKAGQDALWNRGAYIVQGPGHCGSCHTPRGLAFNEKALDEAGAPFLAGALLDGWYAPSLRSDHNTGLGRWSEAEIVQFLKTGRNQHAVVYGSMTEAFNNSTQFMSDDDLGAIARYLKSLPGDPQRDGAPWQYQAVSAATRLDSPGAHTYVTRCASCHGLDGKGQAEWMPPLAGATSALARENASAINITLNGSQRIVAAGMPDAYRMPAFREQLSDQEIAAVLSFVRSTWGNAGGAVDAQAVGKLRGHTDPASSSPIILHMR
- a CDS encoding PQQ-dependent sugar dehydrogenase; protein product: MKPLHGWSLLSVALLLAACGGDGEPTQALGPDPKLPAPERGLLPSMKIAQPAQWGEQKPTVPEGFSITAIATGLKIPRQSLVLPNGDILVAEGRGGSAAKLKPKDVIASQIKAKGNTQVQGGNRLTLLRDADGDGAYELQTVFAEGLNAPYGLAFADGKLYVANQDALVRFDYQDGQTKAGGPPTKVTDLPAEINHHWTKALTISPDGRYLYVGIGSNSNITERGMEVEIDRAMVWQIDAVTGAHRPYATGLRNPTALTIQPGSGQLWAVVNERDELGPDLVPDYLTSVREGGFYGWPYSYWGQNVDERVRPQNPGKVAAALKPDYSLGSHVAALGVDFSSPAMGERFADGVFVGEHGSWNRPNPVGYKVIFVPFKEGKPAGQPIDFATGFRGEDGKTRGRPVGVTVDPRGALIIADDLANTVWRVTRN
- a CDS encoding OsmC domain/YcaO domain-containing protein, producing the protein MEIKVNFLDNLRLEAKFDDFTVIADQPIRYKGDGSAPGPFDYFLASSALCAAYFVKLYCQTRDIPTENIRLSQNNIVDPENRYNQIFKIQVELPEDISEKDRQGILRSIERCTVKKVVQTGPEFIIEEVDNLDADAQGLLMPVADTTTYIPGKDLPLEQTIANMSGILAGLGMKIEIASWRNIVPNVWSLHVRDAQSPMCFTNGKGSTKEAALASALGEFIERLNCNFFYNDQFWGEDIANAPFVHYPNEQWFKPGPKDALPAEILDENCLEIYNADGELRGSHLYDTNSGNTERGICSLPFVRQSDEQVVYFPSNLIENLFLSNGMSAGNTLAEAQVQCLSEIFERAVKREILEGELALPDVPQEVLAKYPAILAGIQGLEEQGFPVLVKDASLGGEFPVMCVTLMNPRTGGVFASFGAHPSFEVALERSLTELLQGRSFEGLNDLPQPTFESHALTEPNNFVEHFIDSSGVVSWRFFSAKADFEFVEWDFSGHGEDSNTQEAATLFGILEDLGKEVYMAVYDNLGATACRILVPGYSEIYPVEDLIWDNTNRALGFRADILNLHSLDDRALRALRRRLDNCEVDDYTTITTLIGVEFDENTVWGQLTILELKLLICLALKRFEDAKELVEAFLQFNDNTVERGLFYQALNVVLEVQLDEELEMADYEANFRRMFGNPRMDAVLGSVDGSVRFYGLTPTSMKLEGLDRHLRLIESYKKLHAARAKFA
- a CDS encoding xanthine dehydrogenase family protein molybdopterin-binding subunit; translated protein: MNTPVDTPAELLRLQLGETVNLSRRRFLAGTAVGALVLGFGLPMGSARVQAAAAATPERGTQVPAFLEIRPDGKVRLLSPFMEGGQGPFTAMAQIVGEELDVDPANFLVDSAPPGEAYVVMENGMRITGGSMSVRMSYPTMRRLGALARAMLLQAAAEQWKVPVSELSTEPGKVIHTASGRSLAYGELAGRAMDLPVPDPASVKLRDPSQFRWIGKPVRRLDAYDKSTGKAQYCIDIKVDGMLHAAVQHAPRLGMTVGSLRNEEQVKAMKGVHSVHQLPGAVAVVAERWWHAKRAVEAIQVDWQEPGADSKVRPMPADFSSDGWREHLATVEGPARDEENEGDIAGALANAKTKVEASYHNQYLNHAQLEPPSALARFNADGTLDVWLPNQAPDMFRDDIAKRTGLNAAQITLHSPLLGGFFGRHFLYDSANPYPQAIALAKAVGRPVKLIWSREEEFLRDVLRPVAVVKFRAGLDADGLPVAIEAVSATEGPTEALAGKQGDKIDPTALEGLSGKSYAIANKRIAQIYVKGPAMLGYWRSVGNSLNDFFYESFLDELADKGGKDPYELRLHLLRDNQRLTNLLHAVAELSGGWKRGPFTAEDGSKRARGIAMASPFGSEAAAIAEVSIENGQVKVHDIWQAIDPGSIVNPAIIEHQVNGAVALGLSQTLVEEAVFIDGKPRARNYDLYPILPPSRMARVHVRIVESGAKMGGIGEPPLPAVAPAVANAVAQLTGQRVRSLPLSRHTFS
- a CDS encoding DUF2231 domain-containing protein — its product is MTATEQTLYRCTPSPLHAILLAGTVPLFLGALLSDIAYFKSYQIQWSNFAAWLIAGGLLFCGLALLFALANLIRAPRKGGRPTLYFLLLLVTWGLGLINAFEHAKDAWAVMPAGLVLSLIVSVLACVAAWLGMSNLRSGGEA
- a CDS encoding (2Fe-2S)-binding protein, with product MELLINQKTYQVDADADTPLLWVLRDDLGMTGTKYGCGLAQCGACSVLVDGNVVRACVTPVAGVVGREVTTIEAVEADAVGKRVVAAWVEHQVAQCGYCQSGQVMAATALLKHTPKPSDEQISAAMVNLCRCGTYNAIHAAVHALAQGEQA